Below is a genomic region from Candidatus Diapherotrites archaeon.
GCATGGCCTTGAACGAGGCATTTCAGGAGAACCGCAGCTTTCGCGTAAATGTCCCCGTCAAGCTTCCTGCAATTCTCGACGGCCTCTGAAAGCTTTGCCCTGCTTAAAACCTTTGCCGAATCAGATTTCTTCGCCTTCAGAACGCTCAACGCCAAAACATTGAATTCTATGATTTTGTCGGGCGAAGGGTATGAAATCATAAGTATTCTATTCTCCCCCGGCTTAATAAAAATATCCAAAGGCAGCAGGCCTTTACTCCCATTCTATTTCATCGCCCAACCGCGCGCCCTTCGCCTTTCCGGCGGGCAGTTCGATGAAGTATTTCGCGGCCTTTTTCGGCGTGTAATTCGGGGTGAACGGCTGGAGGCTTTCTGCGATGTCCACAACCTTTCTGTTCGAGTCGAGGAAAATTATGTCAATCGCGAAGAACACGAACATCATGTGCACGCTTGCCCCGATTTTGGATTCGGAGTCAAGCACGAAAACAAGGCCGTAATCGAATTTTTTCGTGTCCTCGAACATGAGGCCGCGCAGTTTGTCCCAGGAAGCGGAAATGACCTTGGACTTTGCAATGATTTTTG
It encodes:
- a CDS encoding type II toxin-antitoxin system death-on-curing family toxin yields the protein MISYPSPDKIIEFNVLALSVLKAKKSDSAKVLSRAKLSEAVENCRKLDGDIYAKAAVLLKCLVQGHAFASGNRRTAFIAMKYFLAENNCRTAIPDNPENAKILLGIRENHYSDSEITEWIKNGKIRKFERQH
- a CDS encoding DUF192 domain-containing protein, encoding MIFNKTRKTKIIAKSKVISASWDKLRGLMFEDTKKFDYGLVFVLDSESKIGASVHMMFVFFAIDIIFLDSNRKVVDIAESLQPFTPNYTPKKAAKYFIELPAGKAKGARLGDEIEWE